In Cydia splendana chromosome 3, ilCydSple1.2, whole genome shotgun sequence, one DNA window encodes the following:
- the LOC134789420 gene encoding uncharacterized protein LOC134789420, whose protein sequence is MSPITQVEGQFDIAGITNDLTKFHYVVSQLDRQFAKEVRDIITNPPATDNYVKLKSELISRLSDTTERQIQQLLHHEELGDRKPSQFLRHLQALAAKRISDDVLRMMWTNRLPASIQTVLAGHPDASLDIIADLADRVHDIGPRCACSSHVASAGSEQPGSSSDALAREIAALRREVRALKMDREGGRSRSRNPSRSRRQSRSSTRSQSSYRKFPICWYHSRHGENASKCVQPCDYKKSGNAMGSR, encoded by the exons ATGTCGCCCATCACACAA GTTGAGGGTCAGTTCGACATAGCCGGCATCACCAATGACCTGACAAAATTTCATTATGTCGTCAGCCAGCTGGATCGACAGTTTGCAAAGGAGGTCAGGGATATTATCACCAATCCACCGGCAACTGACAATTATGTTAAGCTGAAGAGCGAACTCATTAGTCGACTGAGTGATACCACCGAGCGACAGATCCAGCAACTCCTGCATCACGAAGAGCTGGGAGATCGTAAGCCGTCTCAGTTCCTGCGTCACCTGCAGGCTCTGGCAGCTAAGCGCATATCGGACGACGTTTTACGCATGATGTGGACCAACAGATTACCCGCTAGCATCCAAACTGTCCTCGCAGGGCATCCAGATGCTTCGTTGGACATTATCGCAGACCTTGCTGACAGGGTCCACGACATCGGCCCACGCTGCGCTTGTTCGTCGCACGTCGCTTCTGCAGGCTCCGAGCAACCTGGCTCCAGTAGTGACGCCTTGGCAAGGGAGATAGCTGCGCTCAGGAGAGAGGTTCGAGCCTTGAAGATGGACCGTGAAGGAGGAAGATCCCGCTCAAGGAATCCCAGCCGCTCCAGAAGGCAGAGTCGTTCCAGCACCAGGTCCCAGTCCAGTTATAGGAAATTTCCCATCTGCTGGTACCATTCAAGACATGGCGAGAACGCTAGCAAGTGCGTACAACCCTGCGACTACAAGAAGTCGGGAAATGCCATGGGCAGTCGGTAA